The Nycticebus coucang isolate mNycCou1 chromosome 10, mNycCou1.pri, whole genome shotgun sequence sequence AAAGGGACCTCAGTTACAACAGGGAGATGTAAGTTAGAGCTTAGGAAAGATTTTCTCCCGGTCTAAGATGAGAGGCTGATGTTGGATgggcctctttaaaggacagctCCAGGACGGCTCCTGCTATACCCCTCATGGGAAGTCTGAGGTGCTCTGGCGTGACCTCTGCACTTCACAGAGATCTATGGCAAGGGGTGAGGGGCAGGTTTGAGTCCTGTTGGTTTTTGCACTTTTTCTCATTCTGAGTCTTCTTTCCAGTCAGGACAGTTCAATGAGGACATGATCCCCACTGTGGGTTTCAACATGCGCAAAATCACCAAAGGGAATGTAACCATCAAGGTGAGGGGCAGGAGGCTGAAACTCTAGGCCCAGGCTAGGGGCTTGCagaggactgtgtgtgtgtgttgtggggcAGCAGCCAAGGCTCCTGGGAACAATGAGTTGAAGGAGAGCAGAGGCGTGGATCCCCTTGGTGAGGAGCTGGGGAAAGAGTAGAGAGACTCCCGAGGGAGTCAGAGGGACtcggggagagagggggagaactGGAGAGAAAGCAGGGAGGCCATGGTGGAAAGGGCAGAGCCGGAGGGGCCGGAGTGGGTTTTGTTTACCTGTCTGCTACCGAGGCCATCTCACACTCTTCTTGCTCAGCTCTGGGACATTGGAGGACAGCCTCGTTTCCGCAGCATGTGGGAGCGCTACTGCCGAGGAGTGAGTGCCATCGTGTAAGTACAGCCAGGCTGCAGGACCCTTCAGCCTCACCAGGCTtcccccagccctgctgcctGCAAGGACCCCGAGGCGCAGACTTTTAGATAGACAATCCTCTATTCTTGGCACACTGTGCATGGCCTGCCTTCATTTTGCATGCTTCTTGTTTCTCATTAGATAAATGCTCTGGATACCCACTACCCAATTTAAGAACAAGAGCATCAGGCctggggcggtggctcacacctgttattctaggccaaagcaggagagttacttgagctcaggagtttgagtgagcaagagtgagaccctaaactctactaaaaatagaaaaattagctggacatgatAGTGggtacttgtaatcccagctattcctgaggctgaggcgggaggatcacttgagctatggtgacaccccTGCACTTTAGCCAGGATggcagtgagaccctgtctcaaaaaaaaaaaaaggaacaagagcATCAGCAACCAGATGTAGCTGTGCTTTCCTCCTCCAACTCAAAGTCACCAAAGTATGATTTAAATGATTTATTCCCTTGTGggatgtttgtgtgtttgtttgaaaCCGGTTCTTACCCTGTTGCCCagcaagagtgcagtggcatcatcacagctcacagcaacctcaaactcctgggctcaagtgatcctcctgcctcagcctctccagtagctgggaccataagtacctgccacaactcctagctaattgctatgttgtccaggctggtgtaGAgcacctgacctcaagtgatcctcccacctgggcctctcaaagtgctaggattgcaggtgtgaacctcTTCACCCAGCCattccctttttttaaaaaacataattttactcAGCTGGACATGGTGCCGcaagcctatagtcctagctactcaggaggctgaggtaagagggttgcttgaggccaaaaTTCAGGGCCAGCTTGGGCAGCATAGAAAGACCATGACttcaaataaaataagttttaaaaattacaaaatttggggcggcacctgtggctcagtcggtaaggtgctgggcccatataccgagagtggcgggttcaaaccggcctcggccaaactgcaaccaaaaaatagccgggtgttgtggcgggcacctgtagttccagctgcttgggaggctgaggcaagagaatcgcttaagcccaggagttggaggttgctgtgagctgtgtgaggccacggcactctactgagggccataaagtgagactctgtctctacaaaaaaaaaaattacaaaattttggctcggtgcctgtggctcaagcagctaaggtgccagccacatacacctgagctagcaggttcgaatccagcccaggcctgccaaacaacaatgacagctgcaaccaaaaaataactgggcgttgtggcaggcacctatagtcccagctacttgggaggcagaggcaagagaatcacttgagcccaggagttggaggttgctgtgagctgtgatgccatggcactctacgcaggatgacagcttgaggctctgtctcaaaaaaaaaaaaaaaaaaaaaaattacaaaattttattctatacatatatgcatatgccCCAAATAATAGATTGTTTAGTTTTCCCCAGAGAAGAAGTGATAGACTGTGGTACctgttaaaagaaaattttctggggtttcctttcattttttttcactctAACCTTAGCTAGTCTTTCCATGAAAACATAAGAGGGTTGCTTTGGGAGGGGTTTACAGCTAATCCCAAAGGGCCCAAACTCTGCCATGTGAGTACTGGCTTCCCAGAGTAGGACTTTGGAGGACAGGAGAATGGCAGGCCCCAAGAGTccctgtagctttttttttttttgagacagagtctcaatatgtcactctcagtagagtgctgtggtgtcacagctcacagcaacctcaaactcttgggtttaagcgattctcttgcctcagcctcccaagtagctgggactataggcacccgccacaatgaccagctatttttgttgttgttgttgcagttgacattgttgtttagcaggcccaggctgggctcaaacctaccagcctcggtatatgtggctagcaccctactcactgagctacgggcactgagcccctgtagctttttacttacttttttttttattagtattagatcatagctatgtacattaatgtgatcatggggcaccatgcactggttttataaacagttcgacacattttcatcgcactggttaacatagcattcctggtaGCTTTTTACTTTCATGGATTCAGAAAACATTCACTGAGCATCTGCCTTGAACCAGGCTAGGGTAGCCCAAGAGCCAGAAGTGACCAGCTTGCTGTTTTCTCCTCCAAGCAgcagcttcttctttttcttcctacctCTCAGCCTGTGGAGTCAACATGCTTCTACCCACCCTACCTTTTTTCTGCAGGTACATGGTGGATGCTGCTGACCAGGAGAAGATTGAAGCCTCCAAGAATGAGCTCCACAATCTACTGGATAAACCTCAGCTGCAGGGCATCCCGGTCAGCAGAGGGAGGGGCAAGGGCCCAGGGAGTCACTGGGGGCAGGTGACAACTAGGCATtatggaggaggagagaggaagtggGGGACCCAGGAGGCTAGCTTGCCACCCAGACCACCTGGATACAGCTGCCTGAGACCTAATCCTTGCCCTCCCTTCTCCATAGGTCTTGGTCCTGGGTAATAAGCGGGACCTACCAGGAGCACTGGATGAGAAGGAGCTGATTGAGAAAATGTGAGTTTGGtggctcttttttcttcctgctccTCCAATTCCCCAGCCATCAGGCTGCAGGCCCAGCTCCTCGCTGTTCTCAGTATTCACCACACAGTGGCAGCAGAACACACCTTTCCAAGAGCCTCACCCTCCCCACTGTAGTCTCTTGACTAAGAAAAAGACTCtggggcggcggctgtggctcagtcggtagggtgccggccccatatgccgagggtggtgggttcaaacccagccccggccaaactgcaaccaaaaaatagccgggcgttgtggtgggcgcctgtagtcccagctactcgggaggctgaggcaagagaatcacttaagcccaggagttggaggttgctgtgagctgtgtgaggccacggcactctatcgagggccataatgtgagactctgtctctacaataaataaataaataaaaaagaaaaagactctgGGCCTCCCTAGCCTGCTCCCCATCCCAGCCCCCCTCCCTGGGGCTATCCCAGCCTCAGCAAAGTGTACTCTGGTTTCTCCCAGGAATCTGTCTGCCATCCAGGACCGAGAGATCTGCTGCTACTCCATCTCCTGCAAAGAAAAGGACAACATTGGTGCGTGGGTTTGAggaagggtggggaagggaaagacATTTCTGGGTGTTTTTGTGGCTCTCAAAGGTTCTTGTTCCGTGCTTTCTTTCAAGCCCAAACTCCATGGTTCTTGGGTAGAGCAGACACCCAGGAGGCCAGATTCTGAGCTCTATGAGctcaatcccagctctgcctcaaCTGGTTGTTATGATCTTGGCAAATCTCTGGGcctcacttctcttttttttgagacagagtctcattttatcacccttggtagagtgtcgtggcgtcacagctcacagcagcctttaactcctgggcttaagcgattctcttgcctcagcctcctgagtaggtgggactacaggcgcccagctatttttttgttgcagtttggccagggccaagttcgaacccaccaccctcaggatatggggctggtgccctatccactgagccataggtgccactcGGGGCCTCACTTCTTGCCTCTAAGATTATGGGGCTAGACCAGGTGATCCTCACACTCTTCTGGCTCTGGCACACGGTGGCTCTATCTCCTTCTCAGTGCCCAGATTCCCCAGCCCATTGCTGGGGACCATGTGGAGCTTCACGGCTCTGAACTTTTGATGCCCTGGGGCTTAGTGCCTGGCTGCAGCATGGCAGGCCCTGGGCTTACTGCCCACCTGCTTCTCTGCTGCCCCAGCCTGCCTGGCCGTTGAAGACCTTATAACCTTCCTGCTTGTTTTCCTCAGACATCACCCTACAGTGGCTTATTCAACACTCAAAGTCACGGAGAAGCTGAGACTGTGGCCCTTCTCCCTTGGACCAGGGACCGTCGTTTAAACCCGAAGCCAAGCTCCCCGCCCATCCCTGCCACCCCCCCTCCAAGCCCACCCCTTCTCACTCAGTAGTGGGGTGAGGCCCTCTGGGATCCCAGAGTCCTATTCTGCTGAGGTTTGAACTCctgtttttattgtaaaataaatcgCCCCCATTCTGGTTCCCTAACTTCTTACTCTCCCCTCTGCCTCAGTCCCTTCTCCCAGCTGtgctttcctcctccccttctaaCACCCTGGCCCACAGCCCTGCCTTCCTTACCCACCCATCCGCTCCTCTGCTTCCCTTTCAACTCTCTGTTATTGTCCTGTGTGtacagtatatatatgtatatatattttaattttttaatttaagcaaaGACTAAAATCAACCATTTGATGCTGCAGGGGCCATTCAGGATCTGGGAGGGGGGCAgtctggagagaaagaaagagatgccCACTTGGCTTGGGGCAAGTTCAGATCAAGAAAGGTGGAGGCTGGCACCTGGGGCAGGTACCAGCCTGGGCACTGGTGATTGCCCCTGtcctgctgtgtcctcacctCCTAACCAGGTGTGTCCCAGCCATGCCTGAAGGCCGCAGGCTAGAGGGAGCTTCTGgaggtgccccccacccccactcctagCCTTGGTAGGGCCACCAGGCATAACCAGGTGCCAGAGACCACCAGGCCTGGGGGGCAGGAAGCCAGCATCCATACCACCCCAGCACCCCCCCGCCTGTTCTTGGCTCCCAGCTCTGGCCCCTCCCCAGGGCCCCCACCTCCATGGCCCACCTCATTTTCTGTTCTCATTTTGCAGAATTGCACAAGGAGAGAACTCAGCATGGGGGGTTGgttctttgggttttgtttgtttatttgttttatttaatgatttgtAAAGTGatgttcctcttcctttttttacaCTTTTCAGCTCATATTTAACCTCTGTTTGGAAAATGATTCTTGTAACTGTACATTTTTTTGCCTcctaataacaacaaaaataaatgaccaaTTTTGTGTTGGGGGGGTGTCTGGTACTAGTTATTTCCCCACAGATGGCGTGGATTGACCGGCAGGCCCTCAGGGTCAGCAGCACAGCTTCACACTAGGCACAAACAGAGCCCCAGAGAGCCACGCCCACAGAGAGCCAGGCACGTGCTCACTCTAGGGACACAATGGCACTGCACAAAACAGTCACCCACACGTGTGTCTGGGCTCTTGTGCTGCCTCCTTGTGCTCTTTCAGACTTCCACATAGCCCAGCTTTGAGTGGGCAGCTGCCAGGGGGAGCTATGAGGTCTGCTGAGGCAGCTGCCCTGGGCTTGGGTCGTGGCAGCCTGTGGGTGGGGACTGGATGCTGATTTGTGCTGGGACTGAGTGTCTCTTTCCTTATAACCAGTTCAGTCCTCAGCCCCGCCCTCTCCCAGGCCCAGGACGTCCCTGCAGCCAGGTTTGGGCCAGAACCAGAACTTGGCCCTCATCCCAGTGCCTACCCTGGGATCCATTAATTGTCCCAGTGGCTATCTTTTGGTGGCAGTGCTACTGGCTTCTCAAGAAGAGCCCAGCCTTGCTTCTCTGCCTGATTCGAGTGCCTCCCGGAGCCGGCCTCCCTCTCTGTCCACAACAGCTGCTGCAGGTCCTTCCGGGCCTGCTTGCTCACATCTGAGGCCATCTTGACCCAGTTTTACCGTAAGCCCCGCCTCCTCTTCTCATCCTCCCCTTCACCCTGGAAAATGGAGCAGGCCTCTGTAGATCACCCATCCTTCCTCAGCCCTCCCACCGCAGGAAAAAGGAGTTGCATTTTCCCTCAGTTCTGGGAGGGAGCCCTTGACCTCCCTTGACAGCCCCTGCCCTTCCTGGACACCCAGGGCTTCCTCCTGAAGGCACTTTCTAGTCATCAGAGCTGTCTAAGAGAAATGCCCTGCCTGGAGAGGCAGGTCCCCATTCATTGCCAGATAGTTTGAGGAAATATTGGGGGCAGAATTTGGTAGCCACAGTAAATGATTCTAAGGTGCCTTCCAACTCCTAAGGAACAGGAGACGTGCTTCTCTGGTTAAGGAGGTTGAAGGTGACCCAGGCCTGTCCCAGACCCTCTCCTGGTTGTAAGGGTGGCTGGCTCTGCCCCTGGCCTGGGAGCCTGGGGTAGGACCAACAGTCATTCATCTGGGGCCACTTTTCTCAGGTCCCATTTATCCTTCAGTGAGGGCTGAGGTTTGAGGTAAGCAAGAATGAGCTGGTTATCTGTAAGCAAGCAGCATCCCACCACAGTGCCTTCATGCAGCAGATGCCTAATAATGACTTAACAAACTTGTTAAGCtatttcaggaggctgagacagtggattgcttgagcccaggagttcaaagctaacctgggcaacatagtgagacaccactcttaaaaaaaaaaaaaaggcttggaacccatagcacagtggttatggcatcggCCACGTgaaccgagggtggggggtttgaacctggcctgggccagctaaagcaacaacgataactgcaacaacaacaaaaatagctgggcattgtggcgggcatttgtagtctcagctacttgggaggctgaggcaagaaaatcacttaagcccgtgggcggcacctatggctcacaggagtagggcgctgactccatatgccagaggtggtgggttcaaacccagccctggccaaaaactgcaaaaaacaaaagaaaatcacttaagcccaaaatttgaggttgctgtgagctgtgacgccaccgcactctacccagggcaacagcttgagactgtctcaaaaaaaaaagagaacttgtTAAAAGTTGagttgagggcagcgcctgtaccTCAAcatggtagggtgccggccccatatgcaggaggtggcgggttcaaacccagccccagccaaaaactgcaaaaaaaataaaagttgagttGAACAGTGACAGATCatgaatatatgtaaattatgttTGGTGCCCTTTGACGCCAAAACCTGGATGAGTTTAAGAATACCCtggccagggcggcgcctgtggctcagtcggtagggcaccggccccatataccgagggtggcaggttcaaacccggccccggccaaactgcaaccaaaaaaatagccgggctttgtggcgggcgcctgtagtcccagctactcgggaggctgaggcaagagaatcgtttcagcccaggagttggaggttgctgtgagctgtgtgaggccacggcactctaccgagggccataaagtgagactctgtctctacaaaaaaaaaaaaaaaaagaataccctgGCCAAGCCTGCTCCATAGTACTAGAGAACTGaatcagaggaagaaagaaaaggtgccAAGCACCATGCCAGACCTTTTATATATCTTGTCTCATTAAATGACCATAGTCCTCTGTGAAGGAGagattgttcccattttacagatgaggaagctgagattgAGAGGTCAAGTAACTGCATTCAAGTTCCAGGATAAATGACAGAAAGATGGTCCCCCAAGTGGACTGGGGAGACACAGTGGATTGCAGGCTCCCTCATCCCCACCAACCTGAGAACATAGTCTCCTGAAGTCTGCTCCCTAGCGAGTGTGTCAGCGCACCCTCAGCATCCCAACCCAAGTTCACTGCCCGCCATGtgccaccctctccctcccccaagcCTGCGACCCCTGATCAACAAACCCCACATTGTTTccccagctggcccaggctggagggacAGTGGCTCTTTCCCAAGGCTGACTGGCCTGCTGACTGATTCTGCAAGCCATTcactttggcaggcctgggaggtGGCGGTGGCAGTGCCTTGGATTCATCATCTCTCTCCCTTCATCTCTGAGCCGGCCAACCAAcaggagggagaggcagagtgTGCCCTTTGTGGAAGAAGCTCCCCAAACAGGATGCTGATGTGttctccctcccctgctcccagCCTTCCATCCTCAGCCTTCTTCCTCCCATTCTGGACTTTCACCTCAGTTCACCCGGCCCCCTGCCCACATCCCTTAGGAAACTTGGTGAATGTGGGACTAGGGGTGTGTGGCAGAGGAGTTGGGTGCAATGTGGAGGAAGCAGCCCTTATAGCCTCAGCATGACAAGCCTGCCTTTGGCCCCCTCCACCATGCACCCCCTCCTTATTAAGTTTCTGCAGACAAAGCTGGGGGCTTCAGTCACCGTGGCAACAGCTCTACTGAGAAATGGGTGGGTGTCATTCCCCAGCACAAAGGGTGTGCGCATGGCAGCATCATCACCTAGCAACGGCCTCCTGCTCTCTTGGCGGCGTCACCCGGCCCTGGGGGTGGGTGCCAGGGACAGAGAACAAGGCTGTTAACATCCctaggaggggggagggaagctTAGTGCAGGGCAGGCTGAGGCCAAGGGGAGTGGGTGGGGTGGACAGAGGAAAATGGAACCCAGGGCAGTGGGAAGCCCCTGCCCCTCGCCATCCCTGGGCCCCTGGGGGACCTTTCTGAGGCCCATGTGGAGGTTCCAGGTAGGCCTGGTGTGCAGAAGTCTTCGGTGGGACCCAGAGCTGAGCTTTAGGAGGAGGGTGGCTCTGAGAAAAGCTGGGCTTCGGGCACAGGGATTGGTTGGTGGCCCAGGCTGAGACCTCACTTCTGGGTGATATGTCAGCTTCTCAGGGACCGACCAGGCCAAGGGTGGAGGACCCAGAGGTGGAGCTGGGGAAAGTGGGACTCAAGAGCAAGAGATGGCAGGAGGATCTGCAGTGTCTTTGCCGGGAGGTGGTGGAGCTCTGCTGGGAAGGCTGGGGtcgggggagggaggggcaggcatCTGGACTGTCTACGAGCAAAACACTCCGTTCTAAGAAACTGAACAAGAGCAGCTCTCAGAGTAAGAGAAGCTGGACAGGCCTGGGGCTCATGGAAGGAAAGCCCTGGATTCCCTCAAATGGGGGCTTTGTGGAGAAAGGGCCAAATAGACACAGGGGCTCCAGAGGAGATGAGTTCACAGCCTTTTGACTTCCCAGGAGCTGCTGGGTTTAGGCCAAGTGTGCCCACCCCCCACTAGCTTCCCAAGCCCTCCATCCTCTCTGTCCCTCAAGAGCCATAAGACACTTACAGGGCAGGGCTGTGCACAGGCCAAGGCCAAGGCCAAAGGTGGTCAGGAAGAAGGCCCAGGTTCATCTGGCCTCTGCCAAGATTTGGCATAAGAACAAGCAATGGGCATAGGGATAGCTCTACCTAgtttattgtttttcaagataGGCCTTCTATGGGAAAGCACCTAACAAGGGGGACTGGACAGGGCATCtcaaagagaggaggaaagagagagacaacctccagaaggaaagaaagtgcCAGTAACAGAGGTGTCCAGGGCTGGGACAGATCAGCTCCAGAGAAGAGGGTAGTGAACCAAGTTGGGTTCCTCCCAAGGAGTCTCCTATTCCAGGATGGGGCTCCAGGGTGAAGATGGGGAGATGATGCTCAGAGAGGGCACAATGAAAAGTATCGTCAGGTTTCTAGGCAGAGAGCGGGAAGAGGGCTGGAACCAAGAGAGGGCAGGCAAAGTCCTGGCTCCCAGCTGATGGGACTGAGTTTCCAGGCAGTTCTAAGGACCTAGAGGCATCACTGCCCGCTGGTGGAAAGGACAGAGCTGGAAGGCCCCTCAAATGACTGGAAGGCCCTGCTTAGGGAGGGGCCTTTGCCCTTCCCAAACCTCAAAAAGAGGAACCAAATCCATCTCTAGACAGCAAGacgggcagcagagcaagacctatggggaaagaaagagcagacaCCTGCTCAGGCCTCAGCAAGGCGTGCCCAGGGGCAGGAGTGGAGGTGACTCCCTGGGCTTGTGAAAGTAGATGGAGGAGGACGCCTCGGTCTTGTGCTTGTTGTCCGAGCTGTTGGTTGCCGAGGGCTCTGAGGCCCCGCCACACTcctcacagcagcagcagcaacagcagtcCAGGAAGGCCTGGCCCAGCGGCTTGCAGACGCACAGCAACAGCACAGGGGTGATGGCGCCCTTGAAGAAGGTGGAGAACTGGTTGATGAGGCCCAGGAGGTCCAGGGTCTGGCGGGTCAGCTCAGTGGAGAGGTAGGCCACCACGATGTTGCAGACGTTCTCTGGGAGAGTGCAGCAGGCGTAGACCACAGTCAGGCCCACTACTGTGCTGTTGAGCTGGCTCTCACACTGCGCATGCTTGCCTGCCCGGCACTCCGGCTTCCTCCCTGGGGGGCCCCGGACCCGCCATGTCACCAGCTGGCAGGTAATGGTGAAGAGGATGGGCAGGCAGAAGTAGCAGCCAAAGTACCACCACATGCGGGCGTTCTGGTAGGTCATCACCAGTGAGTAGAGGGATTCGGGCAGGCTGGCCGAGGGCTTCATGACGCATGAGTCCACGGTGCCCGTGGTGGGGGCAGGCTCCTGTGCCAGCTGCCACAACAGGAGCTCAGGCACGGCCAGGGTCATGGAACCCACCCAGATAACAGCCAGCTTGGCTAGGATGGACTGGCACTGCTCGATGGGCCTCACCTTGGGCAGGGTACTGGTAGCCACGTGGAAACGGTCAATGCCCAGGGCACAGAGGCTGAAGGTTGTGACTCCCAGAGAGGAGACCTGTGGGCAAGGAGgtggaagaagagagaagcaCTTGGTCAAAATTTCAGAGGACAAAGGAGGATGACAAATTGAGTGATAAGCATAGAAATAATAGTAATGGTAACAACTACCATGTAATGAGCCTTTTTTCCCATACTGTTGTTGAGAGGGGTGGGGTtgaggtgcacacacacacaccacctctGCCTCTTCTCACCTTGTCTTTGCCTCTCAGGCTAAGGACAAATGACCTGCCTCCCACAGACCTCATGTTTTCTGAGAAACTTTGGCAATTCATCTCTAAGGAAGAACCAAGACAAAGACACAGAAGTTCTGGCTCTTTGCTGGTCCTTCCACTTCCCGCAATCCATTTTTTGCATGGATCAGATGAGTGGTTTGGGAGGAACAGCGttcatatacacacactcacacactcagtCTCCTGGCCCTGTCCGGAGGAGCCCAGGCGCCTGGCTGCGTGGAAAAGCAGCCCCCCTCTGAGCCGGCTGTGACCCCCATCCCCACACACTATTCATTGAGCACACAGGAAAATTAATCTGTGAGCCAAGAGGAAGAAGCCAGAGCAGCAGGCGAAGAAAGTGCCAGAGAGCATAAAAGAAGCGGAGAACCCTCCCGCACTATCAAATGATGTTCAGCCACACTCAGGGATTGTGCTCAGATCCCCCTCCTGTCCAAATTcctccctcttctggcttggGCACCACAATCCCCAGCTTATTAGCACGGCCACCAAGTGTCCTTTGTGAGAACCCCACCCCCTCTCTTGGCAAGAGAGCCCAGGCCTACAGAGGAACAGCCTTGAAGCTTGAGCAAAAGCaccattctctctccctctttccctagatctcaaaaaatatatcAGGTTTATTCCAAGCTGCCTTCTCCCACTCCCTGCTAGGAATCATCCTGATATCCCACCTGTGAAAGGGTTTAGGGCAGCATATTTTGTCCTCCTCAACTCCCTCCCCATCACCCAGCCTGGAGAGAGGACACTctatcaacctgtgggtcatcTCTATCTCCCAGTAGGGATGGAGGGGTGGCCTAGGAGGATTAAGGCCAAAGCCTGTGTGTTAGGTATGTTGGGACTTACAGCCAGGCAGGGCCAAGTGTTCACTAACTTACCAAACACTCCAAAGCAAGAATTCACACATGTCtgcctttccttcttctcttatACCATTCCCAAGTAAAACCCAGCAACTATTGAATTATTTTAACTCTAAGCACTTTATAGACATTGTCATTCAATAC is a genomic window containing:
- the ARL8A gene encoding ADP-ribosylation factor-like protein 8A isoform X1, giving the protein MIALFNKLLDWFKALFWKEEMELTLVGLQYSGKTTFVNVIATCCAWARHRGSREDGTTEGVWSLRLTQKLEEESGQFNEDMIPTVGFNMRKITKGNVTIKLWDIGGQPRFRSMWERYCRGVSAIVYMVDAADQEKIEASKNELHNLLDKPQLQGIPVLVLGNKRDLPGALDEKELIEKMNLSAIQDREICCYSISCKEKDNIDITLQWLIQHSKSRRS
- the ARL8A gene encoding ADP-ribosylation factor-like protein 8A isoform X2 — protein: MIALFNKLLDWFKALFWKEEMELTLVGLQYSGKTTFVNVIASGQFNEDMIPTVGFNMRKITKGNVTIKLWDIGGQPRFRSMWERYCRGVSAIVYMVDAADQEKIEASKNELHNLLDKPQLQGIPVLVLGNKRDLPGALDEKELIEKMNLSAIQDREICCYSISCKEKDNIDITLQWLIQHSKSRRS
- the GPR37L1 gene encoding G-protein coupled receptor 37-like 1: MRWLWPLAISLAVVWAMGLSRVSAGAPLHSDRSRAEVLEQQSRPKRGTEDEEAKGVQQYVPEEWAEYPRPIHPAGLRPTKPLVATSPNPDKDGSTPGSGQELRGNLTGAPGQRLQIQNPLYPVTESSYSAYAVMLLALVVFAVGIVGNLSVMCIVWHSYYLKSAWNSILASLALWDFLVLFFCLPVVIFNEITKQRLLGDISCRAVPFMEVSSLGVTTFSLCALGIDRFHVATSTLPKVRPIEQCQSILAKLAVIWVGSMTLAVPELLLWQLAQEPAPTTGTVDSCVMKPSASLPESLYSLVMTYQNARMWWYFGCYFCLPILFTITCQLVTWRVRGPPGRKPECRAGKHAQCESQLNSTVVGLTVVYACCTLPENVCNIVVAYLSTELTRQTLDLLGLINQFSTFFKGAITPVLLLCVCKPLGQAFLDCCCCCCCEECGGASEPSATNSSDNKHKTEASSSIYFHKPRESPPLLPLGTPC